One Gossypium hirsutum isolate 1008001.06 chromosome A11, Gossypium_hirsutum_v2.1, whole genome shotgun sequence genomic window carries:
- the LOC107959933 gene encoding ARS-binding protein 1-like, which yields MACHLKDIKSHALAYEMRKALCGYKNEHPSSSQKDLQQWVQQTFNLSVSQTTISNTPKRSSEYLSKEIKSNDVKMHKSAKYPELEKVLYEWFLQYQEKVNMIGEMIQTKAKKFLQKMYGDSNSKFNFSIGWLERFKARHGIKPYRRFGESSSIVMENTEDALPQIRVKLEKFD from the coding sequence ATGGCTTGCCATTTGAAAGATATAAAAAGTCATGCATTGGCATATGAGATGAGAAAAGCATTATGTGGGTACAAAAATGAGCATCCCTCTTCAAGTCAAAAAGATTTGCAACAATGGGTTCAACAAACATTTAATCTCTCTGTTAGCCAAACAACAATATCAAATACTCCTAAAAGGTCATCTGAATATTTGTCAAAAGAGATAAAGAGTAACGATGTTAAAATGCACAAATCAGCCAAATATCCCGAATTAGAAAAGGTATTGTATGAGTGGTTTCTCCAATATCAAGAGAAAGTAAACATGATTGGAGAAATGATTCAAACTAAAGCAAAAAAGTTTCTGCAAAAAATGTATGGTGATTCAAATTCCAAATTTAACTTCTCAATTGGTTGGCTAGAACGGTTCAAAGCAAGACATGGGATTAAGCCTTATAGAAGATTTGGTGAAAGTAGTTCAATTGTTATGGAGAATACTGAAGATGCTTTACCTCAAATAAGAGTTAAATTGGAAAAGTTTGATTGA
- the LOC107959942 gene encoding uncharacterized protein codes for MDAEKILNYPSENESLIESLTDEEIIQGVIDVPSDDEQYPDDHNVLSRVSPKETFLAVDILKNYLIQQEKNIPNLVYALLKVKDEIVFDSHAKKKQLTIDAYFSKE; via the coding sequence ATGGATGctgagaaaattttgaattatccAAGTGAAAATGAATCTTTGATAGAGTCACTTACGGATGAAGAAATTATTCAAGGAGTAATAGATGTGCCATCTGATGACGAGCAATATCCAGATGATCATAATGTTTTATCACGTGTTTCTCCAAAAGAGACTTTTCTAGCTGTGGATATCTTGAAGAATTATTTAATACAACAGGAGAAGAATATACCAAATTTGGTTTATGCCCTTCTAAAAGTTAAAGATGAAATTGTATTTGATTCACATGCAAAGAAGAAGCAGTTAACTATTGATGCATATTTTAGCaaagaataa